In Mixophyes fleayi isolate aMixFle1 chromosome 4, aMixFle1.hap1, whole genome shotgun sequence, the following proteins share a genomic window:
- the CKAP4 gene encoding cytoskeleton-associated protein 4, with translation MTSARHRNKSTSPENNSQAASGNDVAKKPQKANKGASPGGRGVLHKLFTLLFYVVLIALAACTGWFIFSLLEEVSLINHKLNHLSAQKGELAETVNTLQKQVDLLQKTVGRVEFISKDIQEKQQSHDASIRNSEKELDVVGVILKKLQKDVSNVIQDVRDQGDRDLVLFDKTMREKFTELNNSINDDLAELSEVQKSSQDEINNVKSKIASLGEFRSMNEELKALRDVASRLQASYTSKEESINWLMNNAVNVDSVTANSNQIEALQNEHDHLKRDVEARLAAVDDLKEKLLKNEESSLMGEFEKIVKDFEQISSSVAEMENNYVSANNDLLKEIETNRDSVERRLGPLESTVESLNSEQSMLRSSKTNLEEYSQRLNAMEESLGGFKHLFSSDGQGSPEAIETLSALKKAQQALSEDIDKLKSSIAVLPNAAPDFEKLQLEVTTVFEGHREQIEELKHDLDQCKSKVAGSSGQEVGVDSLKSSVLKLESDLKMLREAVDSLVAYSVKIETHDKDLESVKESFEDLKESTDKLLVKFEQIQESV, from the exons ATGACTAGTGCCAGGCACAGAAATAAATCCACTTCTCCAGAGAACAACTCCCAGGCGGCATCTGGCAATGACGTGGCAAAGAAACCCCAAAAAGCCAACAAGGGGGCATCACCGGGGGGGCGTGGGGTACTGCACAAACTTTTTACCCTTTTGTTCTATGTAGTCCTGATTGCATTGGCTGCCTGCACAGGTTGGTTTATCTTTAGTCTACTGGAAGAAGTTTCTTTAATCAACCACAAATTAAACCACTTATCTGCGCAAAAAGGTGAATTGGCAGAGACCGTGAACACCCTCCAGAAACAG gttGACTTACTTCAGAAAACAGTTGGACGAGTGGAGTTTATCTCAAAAGACATTCAGGAAAAGCAGCAAAGCCACGACGCGTCTATCAGAAATAGCGAAAAGGAACTGGACGTTGTGGGTGTCATCCTTAAGAAGCTGCAGAAAGATGTGTCTAACGTCATCCAAGATGTGAGAGACCAAGGGGACAGAGATCTTGTCCTCTTTGACAAAACAATGAGGGAAAAGTTTACAGAATTAAATAATTCTATCAATGATGATCTAGCCGAGCTTTCTGAAGTACAGAAGTCAAGCCAGGATGAGATTAACAACGTCAAGTCTAAAATAGCTTCATTAGGAGAATTCCGTTCAATGAACGAAGAACTGAAGGCCTTAAGAGATGTTGCTTCTCGCTTACAAGCCTCCTATACATCCAAAGAAGAGTCTATTAACTGGTTAATGAACAATGCCGTCAATGTCGATTCCGTTACTGCCAACAGCAATCAAATTGAGGCTCTCCAAAACGAGCATGACCATTTAAAGAGAGATGTTGAGGCACGGTTGGCAGCAGTAGATGACTTAAAAGAAAAGCTTTTGAAAAACGAAGAGTCCAGCTTGATGGGAGAGTTTGAGAAAATTGTGAAGGATTTTGAACAAATTTCCTCTTCCGTTGCAGAGATGGAAAATAATTATGTCTCTGCTAACAAtgatttgctaaaagagattgaAACTAACAGAGACAGCGTGGAACGGAGGCTGGGACCTCTTGAAAGTACAGTGGAGTCTTTGAATTCTGAACAGTCTATGCTGAGATCTTCCAAAACCAATCTTGAGGAATACAGCCAGAGATTGAACGCCATGGAGGAGTCTCTCGGTGGTTTCAAGCATTTGTTTTCTTCTGACGGCCAAGGGAGCCCTGAAGCAATCGAGACACTATCGGCATTGAAAAAAGCTCAACAAGCATTATCCGAAGATATAGATAAGTTAAAATCCTCCATTGCAGTCCTACCAAATGCTGCTCCTGATTTTGAGAAGTTACAACTGGAAGTCACCACTGTTTTTGAAGGTCACAGGGAACAGATTGAAGAATTAAAACATGACTTGGACCAGTGCAAGAGCAAAGTCGCTGGGTCATCTGGGCAAGAAGTCGGTGTTGACAGCTTGAAGTCCTCTGTTCTGAAACTGGAGTCTGACTTGAAGATGTTAAGGGAGGCTGTGGATAGTTTGGTAGCATATTCTGTGAAAATAGAAACCCATGACAAAGATTTGGAATCTGTTAAAGAGTCTTTTGAAGATCTTAAAGAAAGTACTGATAAACTTCTAGTTAAATTCGAACAGATCCAAGAGAGTGTGTAA